ATTGAACCGCTTCCTTTATTTACATTATCTATTACACCCTGACTTGCTTCTGACATTTCTTTAACCCTTTTACTAACAAGCTCTATTTTTTGTGTTAGATTCTCCATATTTTCAGCTGCTTCACCTAGTTCTGTAGCCTGGTTCTCAGCCCCTTCAGTCACCTGCTGCATTGCACTTTCCACCTGACCCGAGCTATCTTCAAGTTTACTTGTCGACTCAGACATTTCACTACTATAAGATTCAACTTCGCTAGCATTTTCCTGGTTAGTTTTTATAATACCCGATAAGTTATGTTTCATATCATTGAATGATTTAGCAAGCATTCCAATTTCATCACTTCTATTATCAGGCAGGTCTTCGCCTGTGAGATCTTTATTAGCTATCTTTTCAGAAGCTTTACTTATTTCTTCTACGGGCTTTATTACAATTCTATTAGATACATATATGACAACCACTATAATTACAAGGCCTAATAACGCCATTATTCCTAATGTTCTAGTAGTTGAACTCATAACCATAGAATTCATTTCTGAAATATCTTCAAAAACACCCATCACTGCAATAATATTTCCTTCTGGATCTTCAAGAGGAAATAAAGAATATGCAGTGTTATCATCTAGATAGTTTATACTACTAGCTTCACCTGTTTCTGCTTCCTCAAAGCTCTCAGGATTTATCAAATCTACTAACTCATCATTCGCGTGTTCACCAGTAAAAACAGTTGCTTCATACTCATCATCTTCAACCATAAACATCCCAAGATCACTATGTAAAACTTCTGCTAATTCTCCCATCATTTCTTCAGTGAAATCGAGATTTGTTTCTAAAGTTCCAACGACTTCACCCTCATAAAATACAGGGGCCCAACCCCTCATGCCCACACTATACGCTCCCTCAATAAAGCCAGTAAAATACTCACCTTCCTCAGCGGTACGTAAAATTATCTCCCGATCTGTTGTATCTCCGTAATTTTCAATTGCATGAGCTCTTAATAGGGAGGTGTTATATGGAGCTCTAAGATGCATAACTCCAAGGCCTATTTCTTCTTCTAGGCTCTCAAAGACAGGAACAAGTTCTTCTAAAGCTCTATCTCTGTCTTCTTCTGCAGCTAATTCCATAGTTGAAGGATGGGTTGAAAGAGACACTGCTATGGCTAAAGCTTTCTCTGTCTGCTGATCCAAAATTTCTTGTGCAACATGTCTAGTTGAGTTAATCTCATCTTCCACCATATACTCTAATAACTGATTTTGACCTTGCCATACGACAAAACTTACAATACCTATCAATGCTACTATTATGACTGCAATGCCTATTGTTACACTCTTCTTCAGACTCATAAAAACTCTCCCTTCAAACCCCTATATAACCCGAGGGCATTCAATGTTTTTACTGTTATTATTTATTTTCTACGTAGTTTATCGTTACTCCTTCATTAATTACTTAAAATAAGTAATTAATACTAATAAAATTTATTCTAACCTTTATTAATAAAATCTTTTGCTTTTTTCACATAGCTTCTTATACTTTTTCGCTGGAGAGTATTATGAAAACTCTTCACTGCTAGCACCGAACAGTCGGCATTCTCTACCATTTCGTCCGAACGAATCCCTGTTATATAATCTTTTAGACCCCAGTCAAGAGAAGCACCAAGAATCATCAAGTCATACTTTCCAGTAAGAGCGACTACTTCTTGGACCAAATCCCCAACACGAACTTCCACTTCAAATTCGCTGGTTAAGTTCTCCATAGCCGATTGTATTTGTTCTTTATATTCCATCTCTTCTGAGATACTTTCGATATGGTCTACGACTTTTACAACCGTAACCTTGGCATCTAATGCATCGGCTATTCTTTTAACAACCGCAGCTGTTGTCTGTGAGTACCTCCCCCCTCCGTAAGGGAACAAAATATTTTTTACTTCTTTCAAACCATTATCTTTAAAAACACATACATCAGTAGGTGCTTCTTCAAACATCCTAGTTACTATCCCACCAGTAATATCATACTTAAAGTCATGGGCATGCCAACCTATTAATAACATAGATGACTCGTGTTTTTCTATTGACGAGGTAATTCCATGAGTGATATCCCTAGAGAAGACAACTACTGGCTTTATATAAGAGCCAAACTTTTCTTCATAGTCCTGAAGCCTACCCAGTATATCTTTCCACTCAGTGATAGTTTCTTTCAAATCACCATAATAGCCCGAATCAAGGGGGATCGATTCTGGCACATTAGCCACATGCAGAGGGATTAAATTTGTATTATCCTCAGCTTTTGCAATACTATTTGCAAAATTTATAAGACTATCCAAAGTATTAGGGTTAGCAACTGGTACATAGATTTTACTTTTTGTTCCATTGTTGTTTGCATTAACTGCATTTATTTTATTTTGGATAGGCACAATGGGTATTTCTAAAGGAGATATCCCTTTAGGAGCACTTTTTAACCTTGGAATGCCAAAATAGTAATACAGCAGACCAAGGGCTATTACACCTATAGAAACAAGCAAGGCAAAAGTATCAGTTATCCCCAATTGAACCACCAAAAATATATTCAAACCAATTCCTAATACGGGCGAAAGTGGATATAAAGGAGCCTTAAAACTTCTTTTCAAGTCTGGTTCTTTCTTTCGAAATATTATTAAAGCAACATTAACCAAGCTATATCCTGTTAGAGAAAAAATACTTGTTATAGCTGAAATATGTTCTAAATCCCTTATAGACACAGAAATAATTACAATTATACCTGCTGTTATGATTGAAAAAATCGGTGTCTTTGTCTTATTATTGATAACCTTAAAAATAGAAGGAAAACGCTGATCTCTAGCAAGGGCAAAAGATGTCCTAGAAGATGCAATTATTGCTGTGTTTATCGAGGACACCGTTGCGAAAATGCCCGCAAGTGCAAACAAATACCCTCCGATTACTCCCCCCATCACGACTGCAGTATCTGTCAATGGGGTTCCAGTAACTGCAGGTATCAACTGCTGCCAGTGTATCAAGCCACTTCCGATAAAAAAAGCTGCTGTTTTTAGAAAAATGACAAATACAAGAGAGATAATTATCGCTCTTGGAATAGTTTTTTGCGGGTTAATAACCTCTTCGCTAGCTGTAGTAACAAGCCCATACCCTATATAGGTCATATACAGAAAACCCATTGCGTGAAACATCCCGCCAAGCCCTTCGGTAAAAAAAGGGGTCTGTTTGGTTAAATCTATGTGAAAAAAACCATAAATAATATACCCCATTAATAGCACTATAAGTCCAACAGTAATTATATTTTGCAAACCACCGGAATTTTTCATCCCTTTAATATTTATTCCAATAACATAAACTATCAATATATAAGTCCCTATCATCTCAGGTATAAAGGGGAAAAAATAATTTAAAAAATTCCCAAACCCAATGGCAAAAAGGCCACAGGACATAGCATAGCCAAGCCAAAAACCCCAGCCGCAGATAAAACCAATAACATTGTTATTGGTCGCTTCACGAACATAAGCATAACCTCCGCCGGCTTTTGGGATGATTGTCACAAGCTCAGCAAAGGAAAAAGCCGTAAAAATCGCTGCAATACCTGCCAAAAAAATAGACAGGCTGGCAGATGGACCCGCAGCTTCATAACTGGTACCAGCAAGGACAAAAATTGCCGAACCTACCATTGTACCCACACTTATAGTAATAGCAGAAAACATCCCTAGTGAACGGTCTAACTTTTGTCTCAATACCGTCACCTCCTTTTAGGTACTACGTTAGCTTTATTTTTCAGCATTAGCAAAAAGAGGATAACACATTATTTCTAACCTGACAATATAGTTTTATGACGATATTAAAATGCATAAATTAAAACTCCCCGCAAAACGGGGAGTTTTTACATAAATTTTTAAACTTGCTATTTTGTAAATTATGAGTAAATTTTCAATACTTTTGAATTCTATTTATTTGACTGAGATTTCAAAATTAAGTCTAGATGTTTTTAAATTTTGCCAGGTAAAATTATTTGTACTTACTTCCATCCACCAAGCAACAAAAAAGCCCAAAAAGAAGAAAACTTTTTTGCTAAAAGGCATAAGCTCCATAAAATTGTTATAACTTCTGTAAGTCACATCCCACTGAAAGTCTGGAATTTGAAAACCCTCTTCCTCTGAAAACAAAAACACATCGTCTCTCTCTATATAACCCTCATCCTTACCATCATAATGAACCCAAAAATGATTAATGGAATATCTAAGTTCATAGTCCCTTCCAAGAGCTTCAAAAATTGATGCAAGAAGAATCATTCTAGATTTACAATCGCCTGTCCTATTTGCCAAAACCTCTTCAACCCTTGGATAATACCAGGGAAGATTAAAGGTCTGCCAATCATATTGATACGGGATATAATCAAGCACAAACCTTTCTATTTCACCGTTATCTAAATCACGCATCTCTTCTAAAACATGATCTGATATTACCTCAGGGGCTACTGGTGGATTAAAGACCCTAAAAAATGTCTCTCCAACCCTCATTGGGTTCGGGTAAAAAACTAACAACACCCAAACAAATATAAAAAACAGCTTCCACCTTAATGTAGAATACATGTTGTTTTTAATCAAATTTTTCCTCTCCCAAAAAAATTAATACTATAATTTATAACTATATTGGATAAGTTTAGTTATTCTAGCAAAACATCCTTTAATACACTTACTTGATCAGTGATATATTCTGGACCAACTGCCTCTAATTCATCTTTAGAGCCGTATCCATACAAAACCCCTACACTGTCAATTCCATTCTCCTTAGCTCCTATTATATCGTATTCTCTGTCCCCAATCATTATTTTTTTAGGGTCTATATTTTTACCAGCATTAGCACTACTAGTATTATATTCAATTGAACTCAAAGCTGCATTTATAACTTCTGATTTTGCTATCCTTGTTCCATCTAAGTTGCTGCCAAATACACCTACAAAATACTCATCAATCCCAAAAAATTTAATAATCTCTTTAGCAAAAACAGTCGGCTTTGAAGTTGCCACTATAAGTGTTTTATCTTTTTCTTTCAGAGAATTTAGTAATTCTTTTATACCTGGATAAAGCTTGTTTTCATACATTCCACGCTCAGAAAAATACTCCCTGTAATAATTCACAACATTGTATACTTCTTTTTCATCAAAAGAATAATAAACTTCAAAAGACTCATATAACGAAGGGCCAATAAACTTTTCCAAATACTTATCATCATTTTCTTCTATGCCGTATTTTGACAGCGCATATTTTATCGAATTTATTATCCCTTCTTTGGGATCTGTCAGGGTACCATCTAAATCAAATAATATTATATCGTAGGTTTTATCCTCTTCTTTCATTATGTCGCTCACCTCTTTCATATCGCTCACCTCTGTTCACTCACTTCTAATTCCAAAGATTTTACTTATAATTAGGCCGCTAATAACACCAAAAAAAACTCCTAAGCTGTTAAGCATAACATCATCAATATTGGTTTGTCTCAAAGGGTGAAAAAGCTGTATTAATTCAATAGTTGTAGAAAGCCCGATCCCTATAAATACTACCCAGATAACAGATAACTTCCCTAGAAAGCGCAAAGTCATAAAAAAGGTAAGAGGCATAAACAAAACAATATTACCCCCTACCATCCTCAATATAGTTTCTCTTGTTGAGAATCGAAACATCTCTAAAATATTTTCAAAAGGAACCAAGTTAACCGACATATATACGGGCTCTAACATCAAACCTCGTATTGGAGATAGTGTTAGTAAAATCACTGCTATTAAAGATGTGATAATCAATATCTCTAAAATAAAATTTGTCAGGCTAAATGAAAACCGCCCTCTAATAAAATATTTTAAAGCCAAAATTCCACTGTATATTAAAGCAGCCGCGCAGGCTATTACAAGGAAACTTACAGCATCTATGCCAAATCCAATATACATTTTTAAAATAAGCTCCTTCCTAAACTTTTCTTAGGCCAATCCTTCCTCGTTCTTTGTCTATATCAATGATTTCAACTCGCACAATATTACCCACGGACACCACTTCAAATGGATGTGCTATATATTTATCGCTCAAGTTGGAAATGTGAATTAAGCCATCTTCCTTTATACCAAGATCCACAAAAGCACCAAAATCTACAACGTTCTTTATCTCACCTTCTAGCACCATACCTTCTTTTAGATCTTCAATCTTTAGAATATCTTTTTTTAATCTGGGCTTATCAAATTTATCCCTCGGATCAAAGTGCGGCTTTTTAAACGCACTTAATATATCTTTTAGCGTAAAATAATCTGTTTCTAGTTTATCTGCTAATTCTTCAATCTTTGCCTGGTCATTTTCCAGGGTAGTGATTTTTTCTATAAGCTCACTAGAACCTATATTTTCTGCTTTTTCTTGCATGATATCTAACAGTTCAGTCGCTAGATGATAAGACTCCGGATGAATCGCTGTTTTATCCAACGAGTTTTCACCATTTAATATTCTTAAAAAACCTGCACACTGCTCAAATGTTTTGTCACCTAGCCCTTTTACTTGTTTTAATACTTTTCTAGAGTCAAACCCCTGTAATTCAGTTCTTTTTTCAACTATATTTTCTGCACTTTTTTTATTTAGACCAGAAATATTTTTTAGCAGGTGAACCGAAGCTGTATTAACATCTACACCTACCTGGTTAACTACTTTTTCTACTACAAAAGAAAGGGTCTCTTCTAACTTTTTCTTTGAGACATCATGCTGATACTGTCCCACTCCAATAGAGCCTGGATCTATTTTTACTAATTCTGCTAGAGGGTCCAAAACCCTTCTTGCAATAGAGATAGCACTTCTTTCCTGAACATCTAATTCCGGGAACTCTTCACTGGCAAGTTTTGAGGCAGAATATACACTTGCACCGTCTTCACTTACAATTGCATACTGAACATCCTCGTCCCCGGTTTCTTTTGTATATGAAGATATTGCCCCTACTACAAACTCTTCTGTTTCCCTAGAAGCAGTACCATTACCTATCGCTATAATCTTGACATTATAATTTTTAATTAAATCTAATACTTTCTTTTCTGCTTCTTTGACTTTGCTGTGAGGTTTAGTTGGGTAGATAACATCAACTTCTTTAACATCCCCGGTACTATCTATAACAGCCAACTTACACCCGGTTTTGTATGCAGGGTCTACCCCCATAATAACCTTACCCTTGATAGGAGGTTTCATTAAGAGATTTTCAAGATTTTTGGAAAATATATTTATCGCCCGTCCTTCTGCTTCTTCAAGCTTGTATGTTTTTAATTCTCGCTCAATCGAAGGTACAATTAATCTTTTGACACTGTCAGCCACGGCCTCTTCTATAACTTGTCTTGAGTACCCTTCAATACCTTTTGTTTCTCTTGTTGACAATCTGTCAATAACTTTTTGTTCGGGCGAAGAGTATTTGACTTTTAGAACCCCTTCTTTTTCACCCCTATTAATCGCCATAATTCTATGGGAAGGAAGTTTTATTAGCTTATCACCAAATTCATAATAATCCTTATAAACACCTTTTTTGTCTTTTTCTTTGTCTTTTAACTCTACATTAATTTTGGTTAGATTCTCACAAATATCTTTTGTTTCTTTTCTGTTTTCACTTTTTTGGGCTATTTTTTCTGCAATAATATCATTTGCCCCTTGGAGGGCTTCTTCGTAGGATGTTACACCTTTTTCTTCCTCCAAAAATCTTTCGCTCTCTTTTTGTGCTTCATTTTCAGTAGTTATTTCACCTTTTAAGAAAATATCTGCCAGAGGGCTAAGGCCTTTTTCCTCTGCTTTCATTCCCCGGGTCTTTTTCTTTTGTTTGTATGGCTTGTATAACTCTTCTAGCTCGTGCTGGGTGTTTGACAGATTGACAGCTCTCTCAAGTTCAGGAGTTAGCTTTTCTCTATTTTTCAGGGTTTCGATTATTTCTTTTTTCCTTGTCTCAAGATTATTAATGTATTCCCATCTTTCTATTATATTTCTAATATCATCTTCTGACATATTTCCTGTTTCATTTTTTCTATACCTTGCCACAAATGGTATCGTATTGCCGTCTTCTTTTATTAGTTTAACTACTTTATTTACTTTATCTTTTTTTAGGTCCTGTTCTTTTGAGACCTGTTCTACTATATCTACCACAATATATCCACCTTTCTTAATTTTCAGCTCTGTATACATATCCTTTATATTTGTCAGAGTAGCCAAACTCACCTTCATCAATATTTTGCAAAGCATCAACCACTTTATAACACTCAGCATCCATTAGGTCAGCATGATGCACAAGAACAGCTTCAGGTATCTTTGGCTGAGTAATTGCACCGTACTCAATTTTACCATGATGACTTGCTATAATATGAAGAAGCAAATCCTTTTCTTCGTCGGATATTGAGGTGTTTTCACAAAGTTCTCTCACAATCTCCATTCCTAGTACTTTATGCCCAAACAACATACCTTTTTTTGTAAGCTTTATCGCCCCAGTTTCAAAGGAGTACTCTTCAATCTTTCCTATATCGTGAAATATTGCCCCCAAAATTGCAAGCCCCTGGTTAACACCTGGCTCTTTTTTCGAATAAAAATAAACATGCCTTGCTACATTTAAGGTGTGCATTAATAGTCCACCAAGCTTTTCATGATGAAATTTTATTGCAGCAGGCCAAATTTTAAAGTCCTCATAGTAGCTGCTGCCTAGAAAGTTATCAATTATTTCTAAATAAGCACTTTTGCTTTCATCTAATTCTTTTCTCAAAATATCTATTAAACTATCAAAAGCTTCTAATAATTCATTAATATTTTGTACCTTAGGCATAAATTCCTCTTTATTATAATTACCTTTTTCTGCTTCAATTTGATCAACTATTATCTGTTTTTCTCCATTATATTCACTTGTTTTTCCTTTAACCCTTACTATATCTCCGACCTCTACCAAATCAAATACTTCTTCGGCACCATCCCATTTAATGGCTTTAATCCTGCCGCTATCATCAGATAATTCCATAGTCATAAAATCACCTGGTTTGTTATTGAAAGGCTTTTTATCTTTTCTGGTTAATAAAAAAACATTATCACTTATTAGTTCGTTAGAATCCTGATCCATAATCTGCTTTACCTTCATAAGTCTTTGTCCTCCTGATAAAAAATAATTTCTCCTGGTTCACCAGGAGCTTCTTTATATAATCATACACTTTCTTTTATTTTATCATTTTTGCTAGTTTTTGTTCTAGCATAATAATACTTAAAACATCCAAAAAAATGAAATCTTAAAGCAAAAAAGGCAAGGCTATTCCTATTTTACTAAGGATAACCTTGCCTTTTTATAATTTTTATCAAAATGCCAATACTTCAGATATTTTCAGAGAAGTTTCCTTACTTAAATCAATGAATTCATCGCCAACTTTAACTAGTGAATAAGTTGGTTTTTCTCTATTAACCATTACTACCTCCCCTACTTTCTCATCATTTAAAACTACCTTTGCTCCCACTAACAGGTCTAACATTCTATCTCCAAAAGTAAAAGCCGAAAGTGGGTCCAATTTGTCAAAAGCACTTTCTTTAATTATCTCAATAGCTTTAAAAGCACATTTTTTCTCCATATTTGCTGCTAGGATGTATTCATCAAAAGTATCTACAACTGCAATAATTTTTGCATAACTACATATTGCTTTGCTTTTTAGACTTCTTGGATACCCGCTCCCATCAGCCCTTTCATGGTGCTGATACACACCTTTAGCAATATTATCACCATAACTTGTTTTCTTTGTTATAATATCATAACCATAATAAGGATGTTCCATAAATTCTTTTAATTCTTTTCGCCTAATGTAGATTCTACCTATATCATGCAAAAGACCTGTAAGACCAACTTCTTTAATTTGTGCTTCATCCATCCTAAGCCACCTTGCCAAGAGTGAAGAAAAAAGACCAACATTAACACTGTGCTGAAGAAGATAACTGTTTTTACCCTGCAGTTGGTCCATTAATTTGATAAACAGATAGTGATCAGTAGAAAATTTATATAAATCTTCTGCAAGTTCATTAACCTCTTTAATGTCTAGTCTACCTTTCTGCTTTAACCCTTCCATGAATTTAGTAGTTCTTTCAACAGCTTTTTGATATCTGTGTTTTACTTTTAGCTCTTTTCTCTCCCTATTCTGGATAACATTTTCATCTTCTCTTTGAACATAAACTTCTTCAATACCCCAATTCTTTATAAAATTAATTACTTTTTCTGTAATTACATTGTCCTTAGGATAAAGGACGATTTCATTTTTTACTATATCTTTACCAAGTTTCATACCTGGTTTAATTTCGGATACATGATACTTCTCTATCTTTTTCAAGATTGAACCCCCCTCCCTTTAGGTTCATACATTTCCTTAACTATATTTTACAATAAATAGTTTGATTTAAAATTACTTTTAAGGAAATCACATCTATTTGCTTATTAATTTAGTACTTTTGGGAGGGTCAATCTATAACTACAGTCACGATTTAATTAGTTATTTCAACCCTTCTACAAAGGTCTTGGTATTATGCTTCATTTTATCAATATATGAATCTGCTCCATTGCCTTCCACACCTATAGCATCAGAATATACCTCCCCTGCAATAGCTACCCCGGTCTCATCTTCGACCATCTCCATATACTGTGGGTTAACCGTAGTTTCTACGAATACTGCAGGGACTTCATTATCTTTTACTATATCTACTATTCTTGATATTTGCTGTGGGGTCCCTTCTTCATGAGAGTTTAGTTCCCAGATTCCATCAGTTTCAAAACCGTAAGCATCACCATAATATTTGAAGCAATTTTCGCTGGTAATAATGAACCTATTTTCTTCGTCAACTTCTTCTACTTTCTCTTTAATCCATTCATCTAGTTCTTCTAACTCTGCTAAGTATTTTTCTGCATTTTCAAAATAATAGTCTTTTCCATCAAGATCCAAATTTTTTACCTTATCAAGTATATTCTCAACGTAGTAATCTTGCACAAGCTCTACATCCATCCATAGATGCGGATCTGGAATATTGTCTCCTTCAGCTAAAGGAATTGTAGGACCATCTTCTGCTACGTGTACTATAGGGACATCTGAAATATTTTCAACCATATCTTCCAGCCATGTTTCTATATTATATCCATTTACAAAAAATACGTCAGCATCACTTACTTTTTGAAAATCACTTGGAACCGGCTCATATTCCTCAGGCTCTTCTCCAATTGGCACAATATATTCTACCTCTGCCCTATCCCCTACTATATTCTCTGTCATGTCTGCAATTATTGAGATACTAGTTACAATTTGTAACTCACCTTCTGCCTCTTCTTTTTCTGTTTTATCTGCTTTATCATCACTAGGCTCAGCCTCGCTACCGCAGCCATAGACAAAGATACTTAGACTAATCACAATTAAAAAAATCATAATACTTCTCGCTTTCATAAATACATACCCCTTTCATTAGAAAAAATGTAAAGTTAATCAGGCAGTTCTTTTAATACTTCTAATAAGCACTCCATGTTTAGGAGCCACTAGCAAGGTGATAAAAAATATCACTGAAGCAACAACAACTATCGCTCCACCTGTAGCCACATCATAAATAAAGGAAAAATAAACACCTATAAGAGACGATATAACCCCAAACACTGACGAAAGAACAAGCATATTAAACAGTCTATCCGTTAGAAGATAAGCTGTTGAAGCAGGTGTTATGAGCATTGCAACCACAAGAACTATACCTACTGTCTGAAGGGATGCTACAATTACAAATGAAAGTAATAACATAAAAAGATAGTGTAATAGATTAGTTGGTATACCTATTGCTTTAGCCATAACTGGGTCAAAGGTACTTATTACAAATTCCCTATAAAGGATAAATATACTTGCAAGAACAAAAATACCAACCCCTACAATAAGCCATAGCTCACCTGTAGAAACTGCAAGAACATTGCCAAATAATATATGCCATAGATCAACCTCACTTCCATCCAGCGCTGTAATCATCACTATCCCAACTGCAAAAGCTGCTGTAAACATTATCCCCATCGCTGAATCATCTTTTATCCTACTACCCTGGCCTATATAACCTATACCCAGAGAAGTTATTACTCCTGTGATGACCGCTCCAATAAAGAAACTAAAACCGTAAATATAGGCTATAACCACCCCGGGTAGTACTGCATGCGATATAGCATCCCCCATAAGAGCCATCCTCTTTAGGATGATAAAGCACCCAATCACCCCGCAAATTGTACCTACTAAGACTCCTGCAATCATAGCATTTTGCAAATACCCGTAAGACTGTAGAGCATCTAAGAAAAAGCTTAAGTTATCCATTTTAGATCACTTCCAAAGACATTCATGCAACTACCTCCTTTGTTTTTTTGAATTATCACCTCTTGAACAAATTAGAGGCAAGAAAAAAAGTTGCTTGCGGTTAAAATTAAGCTCAGTATATTCTATCTAAAACAAAAAGATTGGTGCTTGTCACAGCACCAATCTTTGGCCTTTTTGTGAGAGATCTAAATTAACGTATCCTATAAACACCGTTGTATTGTTTTTCTTTAAATATCTAAATCCATTTTTTGTTGTTTCAGCTTGTGTTGCTTATTTGTAATTTCAGTTTTGCCGTTTTGAATAACACGATTAGATGGTTATACATAACACAGGAGATAAATTATGAATATCTTACAAGCAAATTTAAGTAAAGGAGCGAAAGAAAATTGCCCCTTTCAAACAAAAATTATTTAATCAGGACTGTTTAAATAAAGAGAAAGAACCCTTGCATAATGTACTAAAAGGTTTTCTTCTGACTATTCAATCAAAAGATAACTATACTGCAGCCCACAGTTACCGTGTGGCCCATTTTTCTATTGAACTAGCAAATTTATTTGGATTAAAACCTTTAAAACTAAAAGCTTTAAAAACAAGTGCTTTATTACATGACCTTGGGAAACTAGCTGTACCGGATTCGGTTTTAAACAAAAAAAGCTCTCTTACTGACTCTGAGTTCGATTTAATAAAAAAACACCCCAGGATTGGGGTAAGGGGTTCGATTTTAAAGTTGAAATTTGAAAATCACAAGCTAAATCACAAAAAATTCACATGGTGAATAACAAATTTTTCACATTAAAAAAATTGCAGTTCTCTCTAGTAAAAATGAGAGAACTGCAATTATCTTTAAGGCACATAAATCGGATAATGTGTATCAACCTTGTTTAAAACTCCATTTACTTAATAGCTTTTGGGGATATCATTAGTCCCTCTTTTTTCTATTACAAAATCAGAAATTACTGGGTATTCTTCTGCTAAACTATTCTTTTTATCTTCTGCTTTTTCT
The Natranaerofaba carboxydovora genome window above contains:
- a CDS encoding helix-hairpin-helix domain-containing protein → MYTELKIKKGGYIVVDIVEQVSKEQDLKKDKVNKVVKLIKEDGNTIPFVARYRKNETGNMSEDDIRNIIERWEYINNLETRKKEIIETLKNREKLTPELERAVNLSNTQHELEELYKPYKQKKKTRGMKAEEKGLSPLADIFLKGEITTENEAQKESERFLEEEKGVTSYEEALQGANDIIAEKIAQKSENRKETKDICENLTKINVELKDKEKDKKGVYKDYYEFGDKLIKLPSHRIMAINRGEKEGVLKVKYSSPEQKVIDRLSTRETKGIEGYSRQVIEEAVADSVKRLIVPSIERELKTYKLEEAEGRAINIFSKNLENLLMKPPIKGKVIMGVDPAYKTGCKLAVIDSTGDVKEVDVIYPTKPHSKVKEAEKKVLDLIKNYNVKIIAIGNGTASRETEEFVVGAISSYTKETGDEDVQYAIVSEDGASVYSASKLASEEFPELDVQERSAISIARRVLDPLAELVKIDPGSIGVGQYQHDVSKKKLEETLSFVVEKVVNQVGVDVNTASVHLLKNISGLNKKSAENIVEKRTELQGFDSRKVLKQVKGLGDKTFEQCAGFLRILNGENSLDKTAIHPESYHLATELLDIMQEKAENIGSSELIEKITTLENDQAKIEELADKLETDYFTLKDILSAFKKPHFDPRDKFDKPRLKKDILKIEDLKEGMVLEGEIKNVVDFGAFVDLGIKEDGLIHISNLSDKYIAHPFEVVSVGNIVRVEIIDIDKERGRIGLRKV
- a CDS encoding 3'-5' exoribonuclease YhaM family protein, whose protein sequence is MKVKQIMDQDSNELISDNVFLLTRKDKKPFNNKPGDFMTMELSDDSGRIKAIKWDGAEEVFDLVEVGDIVRVKGKTSEYNGEKQIIVDQIEAEKGNYNKEEFMPKVQNINELLEAFDSLIDILRKELDESKSAYLEIIDNFLGSSYYEDFKIWPAAIKFHHEKLGGLLMHTLNVARHVYFYSKKEPGVNQGLAILGAIFHDIGKIEEYSFETGAIKLTKKGMLFGHKVLGMEIVRELCENTSISDEEKDLLLHIIASHHGKIEYGAITQPKIPEAVLVHHADLMDAECYKVVDALQNIDEGEFGYSDKYKGYVYRAEN
- a CDS encoding HD-GYP domain-containing protein; this encodes MKKIEKYHVSEIKPGMKLGKDIVKNEIVLYPKDNVITEKVINFIKNWGIEEVYVQREDENVIQNRERKELKVKHRYQKAVERTTKFMEGLKQKGRLDIKEVNELAEDLYKFSTDHYLFIKLMDQLQGKNSYLLQHSVNVGLFSSLLARWLRMDEAQIKEVGLTGLLHDIGRIYIRRKELKEFMEHPYYGYDIITKKTSYGDNIAKGVYQHHERADGSGYPRSLKSKAICSYAKIIAVVDTFDEYILAANMEKKCAFKAIEIIKESAFDKLDPLSAFTFGDRMLDLLVGAKVVLNDEKVGEVVMVNREKPTYSLVKVGDEFIDLSKETSLKISEVLAF
- a CDS encoding metal ABC transporter solute-binding protein, Zn/Mn family produces the protein MKARSIMIFLIVISLSIFVYGCGSEAEPSDDKADKTEKEEAEGELQIVTSISIIADMTENIVGDRAEVEYIVPIGEEPEEYEPVPSDFQKVSDADVFFVNGYNIETWLEDMVENISDVPIVHVAEDGPTIPLAEGDNIPDPHLWMDVELVQDYYVENILDKVKNLDLDGKDYYFENAEKYLAELEELDEWIKEKVEEVDEENRFIITSENCFKYYGDAYGFETDGIWELNSHEEGTPQQISRIVDIVKDNEVPAVFVETTVNPQYMEMVEDETGVAIAGEVYSDAIGVEGNGADSYIDKMKHNTKTFVEGLK
- a CDS encoding metal ABC transporter permease, which translates into the protein MDNLSFFLDALQSYGYLQNAMIAGVLVGTICGVIGCFIILKRMALMGDAISHAVLPGVVIAYIYGFSFFIGAVITGVITSLGIGYIGQGSRIKDDSAMGIMFTAAFAVGIVMITALDGSEVDLWHILFGNVLAVSTGELWLIVGVGIFVLASIFILYREFVISTFDPVMAKAIGIPTNLLHYLFMLLLSFVIVASLQTVGIVLVVAMLITPASTAYLLTDRLFNMLVLSSVFGVISSLIGVYFSFIYDVATGGAIVVVASVIFFITLLVAPKHGVLIRSIKRTA
- a CDS encoding HD-GYP domain-containing protein, whose translation is MHNVLKGFLLTIQSKDNYTAAHSYRVAHFSIELANLFGLKPLKLKALKTSALLHDLGKLAVPDSVLNKKSSLTDSEFDLIKKHPRIGVRGSILKLKFENHKLNHKKFTW